The Punica granatum isolate Tunisia-2019 chromosome 4, ASM765513v2, whole genome shotgun sequence sequence CTATCGAAAGCAGCTGAACTTGCAGAAAGCTTGTCTTCAAAGAACTCCTTATCCTTCTCAGCTGTTTAGAAATTTCAAATGTTAAGCAAACTGAAGGTAAGCGCGAAGAAATCATTATAATTTAACGCGGGCAGAGAACATACCATCCTGGACTTGTCCAGCTAAGATCTGCAAAGTTTCAGTAAGCTGCTCACATAATGTTTTCGTTGAAGAGAACTTGGACTCCAATCCTTTCCAGTGCTTCTCGTCCTCCTTGTGCTTCACTTTGAGTTTAGTATTTTCAGTTAAAGCAGTCTGCAATTTTTCCTCCAGTGCACGGACAAGCTCCATTGATTTCTTCAATTTCGTATTCTGAGATTTAGTCAAATCGACATATAGCCATCCATAAATTGCGCGTTTTAGCAGTCACTTGTCTCTTGAAAAGATAACACAACCGCTACTGTACAAAATGACTAACCCTGATGATAAGATATGCTAAAATCTCACGTTCATGACGAAATTGCGAATAATAGGTTAGCAATTTCATTGAATTCGTAGCTCTAGATCTAAGTATGCTGCTTTCCATTCTCATGAAATTTATCAATGTGCCAAAAACTGACAGAGTCATATTAGCAGCATGGAGACCGCTGTTCAAATCGATAACTTTGCACTGATCAAAATCAACCGAGCTACACAACACTATTCGACAAGCACGAGGATTTgggagaagaaggaaaagcGAATTTGAGTTCTCTTACCGCCATCTCGAGATCAGTCTTAACGGAAGCCTGCTCTTTCACCAGCTTCTCTGCAACCGAACAGGCGGATGACAGAAACAACAGTAAATTGCATGCATCGATAGAGATATTACAGAAACTGAGTGCGATCGCTCTATCAAACCTGCTGTGACCTTCAAATTGGCGAAGCTTCCCATCGCGAGTGAATCTGAGGTGTTGCGCGCAGAGAAGGAGATGGCCTTTCCGGTCCCTGAAGACGATCCAGACGGTGCTTTGAGCTGGTTCAAGCTCTTCATGCTCGGAAATCCAAGCTTCTGCATCTTCGAAGCTCGAGATCGAATCTGCCAAACACTAGAAATTCGAGACGGAgcagagaggagaggagaaggATGGAGTTCAACTATGGAATGCCGAGTTCGCCAGTTGGCGTTGGGAGTTGAAACGAGAAAATTAGGCGCCAAGTGGTATCTCCGCAATATTTATATGAAACAATAATAAGTCATCCAACCGtacaatttcaaataaaattttatatgcttagaaaattgctcctgaattattttttggtaaaatttcacaaaaataaatttcaattttcccATATAATGTGTGAGTAGTTATAGAGGTATCTATCGATCGGATCATGAGTCAGCTCAAACATCTTTTTCTAGCGACCTCGGATGTCAGGTAGTGTGCCCGACTAACCCTCGGGCTCCTTGAATCATCTGTGACACACGGAGCAGGTAATCTCGTCAAATATGCTTCGGCGACTTCAAAGAATTTCGAACTCGGGATCAACTGGATATATGAGCTTATCCTTGACCACTAAACCAGACATCTTGAGTCAGCTCAAACATTGTTATATCTGATCAGGGAACAATCACTAAACATGGTCATAACATAAGTCGATTTAGAGAACAGTTACTACCAGATAATCGCCAACATCCTTGGTGAGGCAGCTACATCCCCAACATGGAGGGTGCATTACCGATACGACTAGGCTGTAGATATCGAACGCCTAAGGCCAGTTCGAGAGGCTTCAACATCGGAAAATTGTGACATTTTTATCTCAGGTAAATAAAGTTGCCTCTCTTATAACCCATTGGTAATCGAGAAATGATTGATGCTCGTTCGGATTGAGACCGCTTATTCTCCAAAAGGTGTGATTGATAATCCAATGTGATCGGGATATATACCATCGTAACTTATCATAACCGTATCCATTACAACAATTTCACGGGACAATGGGGATCAAACAGTCAAATAGATCGAGAGGTGTTATCAGGCAAAAATCAGAAATTTCCATGACCATTACCAATGAGTCAATGACAATGGGTACATTCGAATGTAGAGCGTCGCGATAGCACCAGGTTCATCCTATTGACGAAGAGCTGCACTTGGAAGCTCGGAATTCGGCTCCTCGACGGATCAGACGCGATGATCGATCGATTATTGCCGATGAAACGGAACAGAAATTTGATCAACGATTGATTGAAGAAGACGCGAAATCTCTATTAATTCGACGTAATTACATCGGATCGGAGTTCTCAAACAAAATCCATTAATCCACACAAAATCCCCCACACGGCGAATCCCAAAGTCATATCAAAGTCAGTCAATCAATCACACCTCGTCCTCGTGGAGGAGCATGTTGGGGATGCCCTTGTTGACGGGGAACTTGCGGCCGGTCTCAGGGCAGACGAGTGCGCCCTCCTCGAGGTGGAGCTCGAGCAGGGCGTGGTGGAACCGGTGGAGGAACTCGGGCGACTCGAGCATGGCGGGATCGACGGATTCGGGGAGCTCCGAGTAGCCGAGCGACTTGGCGGCGTCGACGAGGGCCTTCCACTCGACCTTGTGGAACATGTTCCGGAGGAAGTCCGGGTTGAGGTCGACCGGCTTCTCCAGGACCTTCTCGGCCTCGATGATCAGCGGGAAGCCATTGGTTACCCCCTTGATGTTGCAGGACAGCATGTTGTGCGTCAAGAGCCTCATCTCTCGTAGtcagatcaaggaagggaggAGGAAATCGCTTCAGCTGTCTCTGCAACTCTCCCAGGGTTTAAGGACACACAAGAAGGGGAGGGACGGAGGGAGGAAGGGAGAGacgtgggggggggggggggggggatacAGACCGTTAATCCCTAGGCCTAAGAGAGAGCCCTAATAGGCCCATTGGTGGTGAAGCCCATTAAACAGTGACTATATTGATGGGCTGAAAACTTCGATCTGATCACAGTTTTATTAACAATGATGATAATAACATGATCCACCCGAAGTGATTAGGGGTCCTTCGAACTCCGAAGCGATTTGGAGTGATTCGAACTGAGACGATAATGGCTCGATATGGATAACACACATC is a genomic window containing:
- the LOC116206129 gene encoding multifunctional methyltransferase subunit TRM112 homolog A, whose product is MRLLTHNMLSCNIKGVTNGFPLIIEAEKVLEKPVDLNPDFLRNMFHKVEWKALVDAAKSLGYSELPESVDPAMLESPEFLHRFHHALLELHLEEGALVCPETGRKFPVNKGIPNMLLHEDEV